In one Lolium rigidum isolate FL_2022 chromosome 3, APGP_CSIRO_Lrig_0.1, whole genome shotgun sequence genomic region, the following are encoded:
- the LOC124694885 gene encoding probable LRR receptor-like serine/threonine-protein kinase At1g67720 → MPIPIATLLLLFLVAVTVPSSRAAVDAVPQPRGFYINCGADKEVQSGSIRWVPDAAFIAVGNASAINKPNILPVFSTVRHFPDATARKYCYTLPAVKGSRYLVRTTYFYGGFDGGTDPPVFDQIVDGTLWSAVNTTETSRRGMSTYFEMVAQAQGKSMSVCLARRPDTKSSPFISSLELVNLEDSMYNTTDFDKYVLTTVARSALGVKGDIVSYPDDQYNRYWAPFMDGNPTVESHSPISPIDFWNLPPAKALKGGITTSRGKKLTVQWPPVELPLASYYVALYFQDSRTASPYSWRVFDVAVNGKDFFRGLNASAAGVMVFSNMLQLAGKTEILLTPNETSPVGPLINAGEIYQIVPVGGRTATKDVVAMEELARSLKNPPPDWAGDPCLPPQNSWTGVNCSGDSPVRVLSLDLRNRTLSGSLPDSIGNLTGVQTIFLSGNKLSGPIPDFSSMQTLTALHLDGNQFSGTINPSLGNLTNLKELYLNNNNLTGPVPPSLKTKPGLIMRTEGNKLL, encoded by the exons ATGCCAATCCCCATtgccaccctcctcctcctcttcctcgtcgcggtCACCGTTCCCTCCTCCCGTGCCGCCGTCGACGCCGTCCCGCAGCCCAGAGGGTTCTACATAAACTGCGGGGCGGACAAGGAGGTGCAGTCAGGGAGCATCAGGTGGGTGCCAGACGCTGCCTTCATCGCCGTCGGCAACGCCTCCGCGATCAACAAGCCCAACATCCTGCCCGTCTTCTCCACGGTGCGCCACTTCCCGGACGCCACCGCGCGCAAGTACTGCTACACGCTCCCCGCCGTCAAGGGCTCCCGCTACCTCGTCCGCACCACCTACTTCTACGGCGGCTTCGACGGCGGCACAGACCCGCCCGTCTTCGACCAGATCGTCGACGGCACCCTATGGAGCGCTGTCAACACCACCGAGACCTCCCGACGCGGCATGTCCACCTACTTCGAGATGGTGGCGCAGGCGCAGGGCAAGTCCATGAGCGTCTGCCTGGCCCGTCGCCCCGACACCAAGTCCAGCCCCTTCATCTCCTCCCTGGAGCTCGTCAACCTCGAGGACTCCATGTACAACACCACCGACTTCGACAAGTACGTCCTCACCACCGTCGCGCGCAGCGCCCTCGGCGTCAAGGGCGACATCGTCAG CTATCCAGATGACCAGTACAACCGGTACTGGGCGCCGTTCATGGACGGCAACCCAACGGTGGAGAGCCACTCGCCGATCTCGCCGATCGACTTCTGGAACCTGCCGCCGGCCAAGGCGCTCAAGGGCGGCATCACCACGAGCCGGGGGAAGAAGCTGACCGTGCAGTGGCCGCCTGTGGAGCTGCCCCTCGCCAGCTACTACGTGGCGCTCTACTTCCAGGACTCCCGCACCGCCAGCCCCTACAGCTGGCGCGTCTTCGACGTCGCCGTCAACGGCAAGGACTTCTTCCGGGGGCTCAACGCGTCGGCGGCGGGCGTCATGGTGTTCTCCAACATGTTGCAGCTCGCCGGGAAGACGGAGATCCTGCTCACGCCCAACGAGACGTCCCCCGTCGGCCCGCTGATCAACGCCGGAGAGATCTACCAGATCGTGCCCGTCGGCGGCAGGACCGCCACCAAAGATG TGGTTGCCATGGAAGAACTCGCGAGGAGCCTCAAGAACCCGCCGCCAGACTGGGCCGGCGACCCTTGCCTGCCGCCGCAAAACTCATGGACTGGGGTCAATTGCTCTGGGGACTCGCCCGTGCGCGTCTTGTCACT GGATCTAAGAAACCGTACTCTTTCAGGATCGCTTCCCGACAGCATTGGAAATTTGACTGGAGTGCAAACCAT TTTTCTCAGTGGCAACAAACTCTCAGGCCCCATACCTGACTTCAGCAGCATGCAAACCTTAACTGCATT GCATCTAGATGGCAATCAGTTCAGTGGAACAATCAACCCGTCACTGGGAAACCTCACCAATCTTAAGGAGCT ATACCTGAACAACAACAATCTTACGGGACCTGTACCACCAAGCCTGAAAACCAAGCCTGGGCTTATCATGAG GACTGAGGGGAACAAACTTCTATGA